From Streptomyces fungicidicus, one genomic window encodes:
- the rsmH gene encoding 16S rRNA (cytosine(1402)-N(4))-methyltransferase RsmH, which yields MSQSRHVPVMLQRCLDLLAPALEGPGAVVVDCTLGLGGHSEALLRRFPEARLVALDRDKEALRLSGERLAPFGDRATLVHAVYDELPDVLGRLGIARAQGVLFDLGVSSMQLDEAGRGFAYAQDAPLDMRMDQTTGVSAAEVLNTYPPGELVRILRAYGEEKQAKRIVSAIVREREKEPFTNSARLVELIRDALPQAAKRTGGNPAKRTFQALRIEVNGELSVLERAIPAAVKALGVGGRIAVLSYHSLEDRLVKQVFAAGAATTAPPGLPVVPEQYQPRLKLLTRGAELPTEEEIAENRRAAPARLRGAERIREDVG from the coding sequence TTGAGCCAGAGTCGACACGTTCCGGTGATGCTCCAGCGGTGTCTGGACCTGCTGGCGCCCGCCCTGGAGGGGCCCGGAGCGGTGGTGGTCGACTGCACCCTCGGTCTCGGCGGCCACAGCGAGGCCCTGCTCCGGCGGTTCCCCGAGGCGCGGCTCGTCGCCCTGGACCGCGACAAGGAGGCGCTGCGCCTGTCCGGCGAGCGGCTCGCACCCTTCGGCGACCGGGCCACCCTGGTGCACGCCGTCTACGACGAGCTCCCCGACGTGCTCGGCCGGCTCGGCATCGCCCGCGCGCAGGGCGTCCTGTTCGACCTCGGGGTGTCCTCCATGCAGCTCGACGAGGCCGGCCGCGGCTTCGCCTACGCCCAGGACGCCCCCCTCGACATGCGCATGGACCAGACGACCGGTGTCAGCGCCGCCGAGGTCCTCAACACCTACCCGCCCGGCGAACTCGTCCGCATCCTGCGCGCCTACGGCGAGGAGAAGCAGGCCAAGCGCATCGTGTCCGCGATCGTGCGCGAACGCGAGAAGGAGCCGTTCACCAACAGCGCCCGCCTGGTCGAGCTGATCCGCGACGCGCTGCCGCAGGCCGCCAAGCGCACCGGCGGCAACCCGGCCAAGCGCACCTTCCAGGCGCTGCGGATCGAGGTCAACGGCGAACTGTCGGTGCTGGAGCGGGCGATCCCGGCGGCCGTGAAGGCCCTCGGCGTCGGCGGGCGGATCGCCGTGCTGTCGTACCACTCCCTGGAGGACCGGCTCGTCAAGCAGGTGTTCGCGGCGGGCGCCGCCACCACCGCCCCGCCCGGCCTCCCGGTCGTTCCCGAGCAGTACCAGCCCCGGCTCAAGCTGCTCACGCGCGGTGCCGAACTTCCCACCGAGGAGGAGATCGCCGAGAACCGGCGCGCGGCCCCCGCGCGGCTGCGCGGCGCCGAGCGGATCCGGGAGGACGTCGGGTGA
- a CDS encoding beta-class carbonic anhydrase — protein sequence MTTSASVPTGPDNATNGPGTVTDRLVDANERYAAAFTDPGMDARPVLHVAVVACMDARLDLHAALGLELGDCHTIRNAGGVVTDDVIRSLTISQRALGTRSVVLIHHTGCGLESITEEFRHDLEMEVGQRPNWAVEAFRDVDQDVRQSMQRVRTSPFLLHTDNVRGFVFDVKTGLLREIDPA from the coding sequence ATGACGACTTCCGCATCGGTTCCCACCGGCCCCGACAACGCGACCAACGGCCCCGGCACGGTCACCGACCGTCTGGTCGACGCCAACGAGCGGTACGCAGCCGCCTTCACCGACCCCGGAATGGACGCCCGCCCGGTGCTCCACGTCGCCGTGGTGGCCTGCATGGACGCGCGTCTCGACCTGCACGCCGCCCTCGGCCTCGAACTGGGCGACTGCCACACCATCCGCAACGCGGGCGGTGTGGTCACCGACGACGTGATCCGCTCGCTGACCATCAGCCAGCGCGCCCTGGGCACCCGCAGCGTGGTGCTCATCCACCACACCGGGTGCGGCCTGGAGTCCATCACCGAGGAGTTCCGGCACGACCTGGAGATGGAGGTCGGCCAGCGCCCCAACTGGGCCGTGGAGGCCTTCCGGGACGTCGACCAGGACGTACGGCAGTCGATGCAGCGCGTGCGCACCTCGCCGTTCCTGCTGCACACCGACAACGTGCGCGGCTTCGTCTTCGACGTGAAGACGGGCCTGCTGCGCGAGATCGACCCCGCCTGA